A window from Fervidicoccaceae archaeon encodes these proteins:
- a CDS encoding DUF87 domain-containing protein translates to MLGKFNKKWRKGGEHDWYLLQGVSFAILPSQERDIALSEFSSLLSNAKQGVLLVRRIEDTFSYSSYSIPVFRNEFYLRVKSGTHVLHFNARKVEPPHRPRSIGLRNPFTLVLENGMLARVLTVYRYSSLLPEGFAYVLLSEASEIALIFREIGKDRALPFLEMARRRKINGGRGTEETWEAMALEELASSIMSGSSLIELFFLLILTSPGMDDLNEKERRLRALLRGFGLDAEAVPIQKELYNFETCLGFLCAERSYTSGESMKALFPLIDEELFDPGGVFLGFSGTGSPILLDLWSKHNYNFAILGTTGSGKSMAAKLYLSRLRSMDPTIPIVGIDPESEYSRIAEVFGAEAVEIQESQKLGLDPVKLMKEGAIEIEQLSEILAEIYGIPERLQGILRKELFRGARSSGNLMEVIERAESPEIRRYLQGAGIPPDSNVFEGTSPKLKGSVIFGMRGIKSRRIKLLITAMIAPYTYNKLLSRAEKSVLFIDEAWLLMETPSIASLLEGIARRGRKHGIAFLYITQRAEDLALKIQGRAILEQSSTVLLLKQEPQGTDLIKEIYKLSDAESELLANFPIGTGILRTDRKRITIKIFPTEKELRLFSTSIAHPSMQKHRTT, encoded by the coding sequence ATGCTGGGCAAATTCAATAAAAAATGGAGAAAAGGAGGAGAACATGACTGGTATTTGCTGCAAGGAGTTAGCTTCGCAATTCTTCCATCTCAGGAAAGAGACATAGCGCTCTCTGAGTTTTCATCTCTATTGAGCAATGCAAAGCAAGGAGTCCTCCTCGTTAGAAGGATAGAGGACACATTTTCATATTCGAGCTATAGCATTCCAGTTTTTAGAAATGAGTTCTATCTGAGGGTGAAGTCAGGAACACATGTTCTTCACTTCAATGCAAGAAAGGTTGAGCCACCTCATCGGCCTAGATCAATTGGTCTGAGGAACCCATTTACATTGGTTCTTGAAAACGGAATGCTTGCCAGGGTACTCACTGTCTATAGATATTCTTCCCTCCTTCCTGAAGGTTTTGCATATGTTCTCCTCAGCGAAGCATCTGAGATAGCACTGATCTTCAGAGAAATTGGAAAAGATAGAGCTCTGCCGTTTTTAGAGATGGCAAGAAGAAGGAAAATAAATGGAGGAAGAGGAACCGAAGAGACTTGGGAAGCCATGGCTCTCGAGGAACTGGCCTCAAGTATAATGTCAGGATCATCTCTGATCGAACTCTTCTTTCTTCTAATACTTACATCTCCAGGAATGGATGACCTGAACGAGAAAGAGAGGAGGCTCAGAGCACTGCTCAGAGGCTTTGGCCTAGATGCTGAGGCCGTCCCCATTCAGAAAGAGCTCTACAACTTTGAAACCTGTCTGGGCTTTCTCTGTGCAGAGAGGAGCTATACAAGCGGAGAGAGCATGAAAGCCCTTTTCCCACTGATCGATGAGGAGCTTTTTGACCCAGGAGGAGTATTTCTTGGCTTTTCAGGAACGGGCTCTCCAATTCTCCTTGACCTCTGGAGCAAGCACAATTACAACTTCGCGATATTGGGAACCACAGGATCAGGGAAGAGCATGGCAGCAAAGCTGTATCTCAGCAGGCTCAGAAGCATGGATCCAACTATCCCTATTGTTGGTATTGATCCAGAGAGCGAGTACTCTAGAATTGCTGAGGTATTTGGTGCCGAGGCAGTGGAGATCCAGGAGTCGCAGAAGCTCGGTCTAGATCCTGTAAAGCTGATGAAGGAAGGAGCAATAGAGATTGAACAGCTATCCGAAATCCTAGCTGAAATATATGGAATTCCAGAGAGACTTCAGGGGATCCTCAGAAAGGAGCTATTCAGGGGAGCAAGAAGCTCGGGAAATCTGATGGAGGTCATAGAGAGAGCTGAGAGCCCAGAGATCCGCAGATATCTCCAGGGGGCAGGGATCCCACCTGACTCCAATGTCTTCGAAGGAACATCTCCCAAATTGAAAGGATCTGTGATCTTTGGGATGAGGGGGATAAAGAGCAGGAGAATTAAGCTTTTGATAACAGCAATGATAGCACCATATACTTACAACAAGCTTCTTAGCAGAGCAGAGAAGAGCGTTCTATTCATAGATGAAGCATGGCTCCTCATGGAAACTCCCAGCATAGCATCTCTCCTTGAAGGAATAGCTAGGAGGGGGAGAAAGCACGGAATCGCTTTTCTATATATTACTCAAAGGGCGGAGGATCTTGCATTGAAGATACAGGGAAGAGCAATATTGGAGCAATCCTCTACAGTCCTGCTTCTAAAGCAGGAGCCCCAAGGAACAGATCTAATAAAGGAGATCTACAAGCTATCAGATGCTGAGTCAGAGCTCCTCGCCAACTTTCCGATTGGAACAGGCATATTGAGGACGGACAGAAAAAGGATCACAATAAAGATTTTTCCTACTGAGAAGGAGCTTCGGCTGTTCAGCACAAGCATAGCCCATCCTTCCATGCAGAAGCATCGAACAACATAG
- a CDS encoding zinc ribbon domain-containing protein — protein sequence MLVKAYSIPHNLEVNGLIEDYMRVLNAILEDLWKNIAWERRGKRLIPFPRKDKTFRKELRDKYLKGWVYSKHYVDSAIKQAYSVLESWRKRYLRGRAGRRRPELKRKFVRVKETLYSYRDGVLRISIKPYEESVTVDLRKAWCLDRIRGLELGELILKQDRLIVTVKREVELKIKDPISWDTNLLTLDGFDGEKHYSISLKEIYTIHRTYELKRRIIQKLHGKMRKKLLEKYRSRERNRIDDALHKLARQLSGRTNIFEDLKNFKERVARTKNRSMNRQNSKHDYIKLQKYVEYKSAWNGYATIYVKAKGTSKTCSKCGYYNKDLRGAVFKCPKCGLVIDRQRNASINIWKKFLRMWGFMGSPRKELTPMSPPMNPEEDKRDEAQGLSMDSIRIHT from the coding sequence TTGTTGGTTAAGGCATACTCAATACCGCATAACCTTGAGGTAAACGGGCTTATAGAGGATTACATGCGTGTCCTCAACGCTATCTTGGAGGATCTATGGAAGAACATTGCATGGGAGAGGAGGGGTAAGAGGCTTATACCGTTTCCTAGGAAGGACAAGACCTTCAGGAAGGAGCTTAGGGACAAGTACCTTAAGGGTTGGGTTTATTCCAAGCATTACGTGGACTCCGCGATTAAACAGGCTTATTCCGTGCTCGAGTCCTGGAGGAAGAGGTACCTCCGCGGGCGGGCTGGAAGAAGAAGACCTGAGTTGAAGAGGAAGTTCGTGAGGGTCAAGGAAACCCTCTACAGCTACAGGGATGGTGTGCTCAGGATTTCGATTAAACCCTATGAAGAAAGCGTGACCGTAGATTTGAGGAAGGCGTGGTGTTTGGATAGGATAAGGGGATTGGAGCTCGGCGAACTCATACTTAAACAGGACAGGCTCATAGTTACTGTTAAAAGAGAGGTGGAGCTAAAGATTAAAGACCCAATATCATGGGACACGAACCTCTTAACCTTAGATGGCTTTGATGGTGAAAAGCATTACTCGATAAGCCTGAAGGAAATCTACACAATTCATAGAACCTATGAGCTGAAGAGAAGGATTATCCAGAAGCTACATGGAAAAATGAGGAAGAAGCTCCTGGAGAAGTACCGCTCGAGGGAGAGGAACAGGATTGACGACGCGCTGCACAAGCTGGCCAGGCAGCTCTCAGGCAGGACAAATATCTTTGAAGACCTGAAGAACTTCAAGGAGAGGGTGGCTAGGACGAAGAATAGGAGCATGAACAGGCAGAACAGCAAGCACGACTACATCAAACTGCAAAAGTATGTGGAATACAAATCTGCGTGGAATGGTTATGCTACCATATATGTGAAGGCGAAGGGCACCTCGAAGACCTGCTCCAAATGCGGGTACTACAACAAAGACCTAAGGGGAGCAGTCTTCAAGTGCCCAAAATGCGGACTTGTAATCGATAGGCAGAGGAATGCATCAATAAACATTTGGAAAAAGTTCCTTAGGATGTGGGGATTCATGGGTTCACCCCGAAAGGAGCTAACCCCGATGAGCCCTCCAATGAACCCTGAGGAGGACAAGAGGGATGAAGCTCAAGGACTAAGTATGGATTCCATACGTATCCACACTTAG
- a CDS encoding type II/IV secretion system ATPase subunit, translating into MRYRVGAYDVQIVRSNGVYEYRICTKKELGDLHNLIESRLEEIILLMRKGADAGDVLTSVLGIPREKVPDALFVLRSILEYGKIQALLGDAHIQDISIEGADRVWIRHSLIEKMDEDQDFIPTNIFFQSVEEVLVLQQIIATKCNVYVSMSNPIVEAQLPAADGGHRVHLVFPSISQNRPEIVIRKRLQRPPSIKNLSERGVIPDAAVELLRGIIAARASAIIAGPPGSGKTTLLRSILHYLVPRTWKVLVIEDTGEIDPPPGSPWTKYTTFELGSVKIDLFDLAKASLRASGTKIIVVGETRGSEAQVLSQAMLVGLGALTTFHGSSPSEVISRLMSPPINLRAPQIGMFQYLFVLGFGKSPRRQLKSLSELSYSVEKKMVEHRVIWSREVDGMKIDPEEMLRRSERWKELLKRSMDASHGGDEVEDLAQA; encoded by the coding sequence TTGAGGTATAGAGTAGGAGCATATGATGTTCAAATAGTGAGGAGCAACGGTGTTTATGAGTACCGCATATGTACAAAGAAGGAGCTGGGCGATCTTCATAATCTCATAGAGTCCAGGCTAGAGGAGATAATTCTCCTCATGAGAAAAGGGGCAGATGCAGGAGATGTTCTAACAAGCGTGCTCGGAATTCCTAGAGAAAAGGTCCCTGATGCCTTGTTTGTGCTCAGGAGCATTCTTGAATATGGGAAAATCCAGGCTCTGCTCGGCGATGCTCACATCCAGGATATAAGCATTGAGGGGGCTGATAGAGTATGGATAAGGCACTCGCTCATTGAAAAAATGGATGAGGATCAGGACTTCATTCCTACCAATATATTTTTTCAGAGCGTTGAGGAGGTGCTAGTGCTGCAGCAGATAATTGCAACGAAATGCAATGTCTACGTCTCCATGAGCAATCCCATTGTGGAGGCACAGCTTCCAGCTGCAGATGGAGGACATAGGGTTCACCTAGTCTTCCCATCTATATCTCAGAACAGACCTGAAATAGTAATAAGAAAGAGACTGCAGCGCCCTCCAAGCATTAAGAATCTCTCCGAGAGGGGGGTAATCCCAGATGCTGCTGTGGAGCTTCTAAGGGGAATAATTGCTGCCAGAGCTTCAGCAATAATAGCAGGACCACCTGGTTCAGGAAAAACTACACTTCTCAGAAGCATACTTCACTACTTGGTACCGAGAACATGGAAGGTCCTCGTAATTGAAGATACAGGCGAAATAGATCCGCCTCCAGGGTCTCCTTGGACAAAGTACACAACGTTTGAGCTAGGTTCAGTGAAAATAGATCTTTTCGATCTGGCCAAGGCCTCTCTCAGGGCTTCAGGAACAAAGATCATAGTTGTTGGTGAGACGAGAGGCTCTGAGGCACAAGTCCTCTCCCAGGCAATGCTTGTGGGATTGGGAGCGCTCACAACTTTCCATGGGTCCAGCCCAAGCGAAGTCATCTCCAGGCTCATGAGCCCTCCAATCAACTTGAGGGCTCCCCAGATAGGAATGTTCCAATATTTGTTCGTACTTGGATTTGGAAAATCTCCGAGAAGGCAGCTAAAGTCACTGTCGGAGCTAAGCTACAGCGTAGAGAAGAAAATGGTTGAGCATAGAGTGATTTGGTCCAGGGAAGTTGATGGAATGAAAATTGACCCCGAGGAAATGCTTCGTAGGAGTGAGAGGTGGAAGGAGCTTCTGAAGAGGTCAATGGATGCTTCACATGGTGGAGATGAAGTTGAGGATCTCGCACAAGCTTAG